From Corvus cornix cornix isolate S_Up_H32 chromosome 5, ASM73873v5, whole genome shotgun sequence, the proteins below share one genomic window:
- the RPS13 gene encoding 40S ribosomal protein S13: protein MGRMHAPGKGLSQSALPYRRSVPTWLKLTSDDVKEQIYKLAKKGLTPSQIGVILRDSHGVAQVRFVTGNKILRILKSKGLAPDLPEDLYHLIKKAVAVRKHLERNRKDKDAKFRLILIESRIHRLARYYKTKRVLPPNWKYESSTASALVA, encoded by the exons ATGGGTCGCATGCACGCTCCGGG AAAGGGCCTGTCCCAGTCGGCCTTGCCCTACAGGCGCAGCGTGCCCACG TGGCTGAAACTTACTTCTGATGATGTAAAGGAACAGATCTACAAGTTGGCTAAAAAAGGCCTGACTCCCTCCCAAATTG GTGTGATCCTGAGGGATTCCCATGGTGTTGCCCAGGTTCGCTTTGTAACTGGCAACAAGATTCTGAGAATCCTTAAATCCAAGGGACTGGCCCCAGACCTCCCAGAGGATCTTTATCACTTGATCAAGAAAGCAGTTGCTGTTCGTAAGCATCttgagagaaacagaaag gacaAAGATGCCAAATTCCGCCTGATTCTGATTGAGAGCAGGATCCATAGGTTGGCTCGCTACTACAAAACCAAGAGAGTGCTGCCACCCAACTGGAAGTA tGAATCATCAACAGCTTCTGCCCTGGTCGCATAA